In one Ananas comosus cultivar F153 linkage group 12, ASM154086v1, whole genome shotgun sequence genomic region, the following are encoded:
- the LOC109718172 gene encoding pentatricopeptide repeat-containing protein At3g04750, mitochondrial-like isoform X2, whose translation MLLSESAFPDEHTLLALLKSPKRLSTGKQIHAHVVINGFDSHVYIQNSLIKMYFEVGEISLARMVFRYMSKHDVVSYNIMLSGYARRRLISEAIELFREMASSGTEPDQYTMVALLMCTGNLKCLLIGKAVHSFIIRRMSLGGWGLIVSNAILDMYAKCEEMNIARKLFYGFYEKDDVSWNTIISGFANIGELELASKFFSEAPRRDLISWNSLLAGYARKKDLTTIMRLFDDLLAQNIKPNKVTFIALVGTATETGVLNQGRTIHGWVVKAYGLEDAILGSALIDMYSKCGKIECSHIVFEKVADKDITVWTAMIAGLAFHGHGLKSIELFREMEKQGLVPNSVTLIAALTACTHSGLVDTGNRIFENMREIYKFEPGVEHYGCMVDLLSRSGRLFEAVDLIKKMPMKPTRSVWGSILSASKAYQNTDLAEAASKALLELEPDEEVGYILLSNVYASCEQWSDCDKIREIMERKGVKKAAGCSSVVVDGVVHEFISSDKRHHKWGEISCVLCDLHRLMKVDAEVGFDIFRQFSAPDSD comes from the coding sequence ATGCTGCTTTCGGAAAGCGCTTTTCCTGATGAGCACACTCTTCTAGCACTGCTCAAGTCTCCAAAGCGCTTATCGACAGGAAAGCAGATTCACGCTCACGTTGTTATCAACGGCTTCGATTCGCATGTCTATATACAAAACTCTCTCATCAAGATGTACTTTGAGGTAGGAGAAATATCTCTCGCTCGAATGGTGTTTCGGTATATGTCAAAACACGATGTCGTCTCCTACAACATAATGCTTTCTGGGTATGCCAGAAGACGGCTTATCTCGGAAGCAATCGAACTGTTTCGTGAGATGGCTTCTTCAGGAACCGAACCGGATCAGTACACCATGGTGGCTCTTCTCATGTGTACCGGAAATCTTAAATGTCTACTTATTGGAAAAGCTGTTCACAGCTTTATTATACGCCGGATGTCTCTTGGTGGCTGGGGCTTGATTGTGAGTAATGCAATTTTAGATATGTATGCAAAGTGTGAGGAGATGAATATAGCAAGGAAATTATTTTATGGTTTTTACGAGAAAGATGATGTTTCATGGAACACAATTATCTCCGGCTTTGCTAATATCGGAGAATTGGAACTCGCGAGCAAATTTTTCAGCGAAGCCCCTCGCAGAGACCTTATTTCGTGGAACTCCCTTCTTGCTGGTTACGCACGAAAAAAGGATCTCACAACAATTATGAGACTGTTCGATGATTTACTCGCTCAAAATATCAAACCTAATAAGGTTACTTTTATTGCTTTGGTAGGCACTGCAACCGAAACAGGTGTCTTAAACCAAGGGAGAACTATACATGGTTGGGTGGTGAAGGCATATGGACTTGAGGATGCTATTTTGGGGTCGGCATTAATCGATATGTACTCCAAATGTGGGAAGATCGAATGCTCCCACATAGTTTTTGAAAAGGTCGCAGACAAGGATATTACAGTTTGGACGGCTATGATAGCAGGGCTCGCATTTCACGGCCATGGATTGAAATCAATCGAACTCTTTCGGGAAATGGAGAAACAAGGATTGGTCCCTAATAGTGTCACTTTGATTGCAGCTCTTACCGCTTGTACTCATTCTGGACTTGTTGATACTGGTAATAGAATTTTTGAGAATATGAGGGAGATCTACAAATTTGAGCCTGGAGTGGAGCACTATGGGTGCATGGTTGATCTCCTCTCCCGATCGGGGAGGCTTTTTGAGGCAGTAGATTTGATTAAGAAAATGCCGATGAAACCAACTCGGTCCGTATGGGGTTCCATTTTAAGCGCTTCTAAAGCTTATCAAAACACAGACCTTGCAGAAGCCGCTTCAAAAGCACTTCTTGAGCTTGAACCTGACGAAGAAGTTGGCTACATTTTGCTTTCTAATGTTTACGCTTCTTGTGAGCAGTGGAGTGACTGCGATAAGATTAGAGAAATAATGGAAAGGAAAGGAGTTAAGAAGGCGGCGGGTTGTAGTAGTGTGGTTGTTGATGGTGTTGTTCATGAGTTTATTTCCTCGGATAAGAGGCATCATAAGTGGGGTGAAATTAGTTGTGTTTTATGTGATCTACACAGGTTAATGAAGGTTGATGCAGAGGTTGGATTCGACATTTTTCGTCAGTTTTCAGCGCCAGACTCGGATTGA
- the LOC109718174 gene encoding 3-ketoacyl-CoA synthase 20-like, producing the protein MIVNRYKMRGNVVAYNLGGMGCSAGLIAIDLAKNLLQVHPNTYALVVSTENMTLNAYLGSNRSMLVTNSLFRMGGAAILLSNRQSDRRHAKYRLIHTVRVHKGSDDRHYTCVTQEEDKEGKVGVALSKDLMSVAGEALKTNITTLGPLVLPISEQLLFLATIVLKKVFNLHIKSYVPDFKLAFEHFCIHAGGRGVLDELEKSLKLSPWHMEPSRMTLYRFGNTSSSSLWYELAYCEAKGRIKKGDRVWQIAFGSGFKCNSAVWQAIRTVDRVVKENPWIEEIEKFPVHVPKVVPIVA; encoded by the exons ATGATCGTCAAC AGGTACAAGATGAGAGGGAACGTTGTCGCTTACAATCTCGGAGGGATGGGATGTAGTGCGGGGCTCATTGCTATTGATCTAGCCAAGAATCTTCTTCAG GTACATCCAAATACCTATGCATTAGTGGTGAGCACCGAGAACATGACCCTCAACGCCTACTTAGGCAGCAACCGCTCGATGCTCGTCACAAACAGCCTTTTCCGCATGGGCGGTGCAGCCATCCTCCTCTCCAACCGCCAGTCTGACCGCCGCCACGCCAAGTACCGGCTGATCCACACCGTCCGTGTCCATAAAGGATCGGATGATCGGCATTACACTTGCGTCACccaagaagaagacaaggaaggAAAAGTCGGGGTAGCTCTCTCGAAAGACCTAATGAGTGTCGCGGGGGAAGCCCTAAAGACCAACATAACAACCCTAGGCCCGCTGGTCCTTCCGATCTCCGAGCAACTACTATTTCTAGCAACAATTGTTCTGAAAAAGGTCTTCAACTTGCATATCAAGTCTTATGTTCCCGATTTCAAACTAGCCTTCGAGCACTTCTGCATCCACGCGGGTGGGCGCGGGGTGCTCGACGAGCTAGAGAAGAGCCTAAAGTTGAGCCCATGGCACATGGAACCTTCCAGAATGACACTCTATAGGTTCGGCAACACTTCCAGTAGTTCATTGTGGTATGAGTTAGCCTATTGTGAAGCCAAGGGACGGATCAAGAAAGGCGATCGGGTTTGGCAGATCGCATTTGGGTCTGGGTTCAAGTGCAACAGTGCAGTCTGGCAGGCCATCAGGACAGTCGATCGGGTGGTGAAGGAGAACCCTTGGATCGAGGAGATAGAAAAGTTCCCAGTCCACGTGCCTAAAGTTGTGCCAATTGTCGCATAA
- the LOC109717937 gene encoding GABA transporter 1-like — protein MRGGNRRGPPSPSPPPPGEDGMVTAEEEESDVAAGGRGTWRHAAFHVATTIATPAAYAPLPFALASLGWPIGVCSLVGGTLATWYSSLLIASLWEWNGKKHTTYRLLAKSLFGLCGYWAVTLFQQVASLGNNIAIQIAAGSSLKAVYKYYHSDGKLTLQHSIMFFGAFELLLSQLPDIHSLRWVNAICTFSTIGFAGTTIGVTIYDGKKIDRSSVNYRLQGSIATKVFKAFNALGTIAFSFGDAMLPEIQSTVKEPAKKNMYKGVSAAYGIIVLSYWQLAFIGYWAFGSQVEPYILSSLTRPGWTTVMANVFAVIQITGCFQIYCRPTYAYFEEWLLTDKPIYKKRFSSSILRLAFTSTYMVLVTLVAAAMPFFGDFVSICGAIGFTPLDFVLPALAFLKSRKTQRSQRVHLLVKVVNLALATWFSIVAVLGCVGAVRSIVLDVKTYKFFHDM, from the exons ATGAGAGGTGGGAACCGGCGGGgcccgccgtcgccgtcgccgccgccgccagggGAGGATGGCATGgtgacggcggaggaggaggagtccGACGTGGCGGCGGGAGGGAGGGGGACGTGGAGGCACGCGGCGTTCCACGTGGCGACCACCATCGCCACGCCGGCGGCCTACGCCCCCCTCCCCTTCGCCCTCGCCTCCCTTGGCTGGCCCATCG GTGTTTGCAGCTTGGTGGGAGGAACATTAGCCACATGGTATTCCAGTTTATTGATTGCCTCATTATGGGAATGGAATGGAAAGAAGCACACCACATATCGCCTACTTGCAAAAAGTTTATTTG GTCTGTGCGGTTATTGGGCCGTAACTCTATTTCAGCAAGTGGCTTCGTTGGGTAATAACATTGCAATCCAGATTGCTGCTGGCAGCAGTCTTAAA GCAGTTTACAAGTACTATCACAGTGATGGCAAGTTAACATTACAACACTCCATTATGTTCTTTGGTGCCTTCGAGCTACTCTTATCGCAGCTCCCTGATATCCACTCTTTACGGTGGGTGAATGCCATCTGTACTTTTAGCACCATAGGATTCGCTGGCACAACCATTGGCGTAACCATTTATGATG GAAAGAAGATTGATCGGAGCTCGGTTAACTATAGGTTACAAGGGAGCATTGCAACTAAGGTGTTTAAAGCATTTAATGCGTTAGGGACGATTGCGTTCTCATTTGGAGATGCGATGCTCCCAGAAATTCAG AGCACCGTGAAGGAACCGGCAAAGAAGAACATGTACAAGGGCGTGTCGGCCGCGTATGGAATTATTGTTTTGAGCTATTGGCAATTGGCTTTTATTGGTTATTGGGCATTCGGATCCCAAGTCGAGCCCTACATACTATCCTCGCTCACTAGACCGGGATGGACAACAGTAATGGCGAATGTCTTTGCTGTAATTCAGATAACAGGATGCTTCCAG ATATACTGCAGGCCGACCTACGCATACTTTGAGGAATGGCTTCTCACGGACAAACCGATCTATAAGAAGCGCTTCTCGAGTTCTATACTTAGGCTTGCATTCACTTCAACTTATATGGTTCTCGTCACTCTCGTTGCGGCCGCAATGCCCTTCTTTGGAGACTTCGTATCGATATGCGGAGCAATCGGGTTCACCCCTCTCGACTTCGTGCTCCCGGCTCTAGCCTTCTTAAAATCCAGGAAAACGCAACGCAGCCAAAGAGTGCATCTTTTGGTGAAGGTGGTCAACCTCGCCCTCGCTACTTGGTTCTCGATAGTCGCGGTCTTGGGTTGTGTCGGAGCGGTGAGATCGATCGTTCTCGATGTGAAGACCTATAAGTTCTTTCATGACATGTGA
- the LOC109718172 gene encoding pentatricopeptide repeat-containing protein At3g04750, mitochondrial-like isoform X1 has translation MINCQRIKVFNSLICRNRYVFLRYSAASASGRSSWDPTVSLRLEHPALFLLEKCNNTEHFKQILAQIMRYRLINSTFPMSRLLYFAAVSHPELLQEALILFKHFIPHPNLYIYNLMISAFSFSSSQAIGFYKLMLLSESAFPDEHTLLALLKSPKRLSTGKQIHAHVVINGFDSHVYIQNSLIKMYFEVGEISLARMVFRYMSKHDVVSYNIMLSGYARRRLISEAIELFREMASSGTEPDQYTMVALLMCTGNLKCLLIGKAVHSFIIRRMSLGGWGLIVSNAILDMYAKCEEMNIARKLFYGFYEKDDVSWNTIISGFANIGELELASKFFSEAPRRDLISWNSLLAGYARKKDLTTIMRLFDDLLAQNIKPNKVTFIALVGTATETGVLNQGRTIHGWVVKAYGLEDAILGSALIDMYSKCGKIECSHIVFEKVADKDITVWTAMIAGLAFHGHGLKSIELFREMEKQGLVPNSVTLIAALTACTHSGLVDTGNRIFENMREIYKFEPGVEHYGCMVDLLSRSGRLFEAVDLIKKMPMKPTRSVWGSILSASKAYQNTDLAEAASKALLELEPDEEVGYILLSNVYASCEQWSDCDKIREIMERKGVKKAAGCSSVVVDGVVHEFISSDKRHHKWGEISCVLCDLHRLMKVDAEVGFDIFRQFSAPDSD, from the coding sequence ATGATAAATTGCCAAAGAATTAAAGTGTTTAATTCCTTAATTTGCCGTAATCGCTATGTATTCTTGCGCTATTCTGCGGCTTCTGCTTCTGGTAGAAGCAGTTGGGACCCGACTGTCTCGCTGCGGCTCGAACACCCTGCACTTTTTCTTCTAGAAAAGTGTAACAACACCGAACATTTTAAGCAGATTTTGGCCCAAATTATGCGATATCGTCTTATCAATTCAACATTCCCGATGAGTAGGCTCCTATATTTCGCCGCCGTTTCTCACCCCGAGCTTCTGCAAGAAGCACTTATCCTGTTTAAGCACTTTATTCCCCACCCCAACCTCTACATTTACAACCTTATGATATCGGCCTTTTCCTTCTCATCAAGCCAAGCGATCGGCTTCTACAAGCTGATGCTGCTTTCGGAAAGCGCTTTTCCTGATGAGCACACTCTTCTAGCACTGCTCAAGTCTCCAAAGCGCTTATCGACAGGAAAGCAGATTCACGCTCACGTTGTTATCAACGGCTTCGATTCGCATGTCTATATACAAAACTCTCTCATCAAGATGTACTTTGAGGTAGGAGAAATATCTCTCGCTCGAATGGTGTTTCGGTATATGTCAAAACACGATGTCGTCTCCTACAACATAATGCTTTCTGGGTATGCCAGAAGACGGCTTATCTCGGAAGCAATCGAACTGTTTCGTGAGATGGCTTCTTCAGGAACCGAACCGGATCAGTACACCATGGTGGCTCTTCTCATGTGTACCGGAAATCTTAAATGTCTACTTATTGGAAAAGCTGTTCACAGCTTTATTATACGCCGGATGTCTCTTGGTGGCTGGGGCTTGATTGTGAGTAATGCAATTTTAGATATGTATGCAAAGTGTGAGGAGATGAATATAGCAAGGAAATTATTTTATGGTTTTTACGAGAAAGATGATGTTTCATGGAACACAATTATCTCCGGCTTTGCTAATATCGGAGAATTGGAACTCGCGAGCAAATTTTTCAGCGAAGCCCCTCGCAGAGACCTTATTTCGTGGAACTCCCTTCTTGCTGGTTACGCACGAAAAAAGGATCTCACAACAATTATGAGACTGTTCGATGATTTACTCGCTCAAAATATCAAACCTAATAAGGTTACTTTTATTGCTTTGGTAGGCACTGCAACCGAAACAGGTGTCTTAAACCAAGGGAGAACTATACATGGTTGGGTGGTGAAGGCATATGGACTTGAGGATGCTATTTTGGGGTCGGCATTAATCGATATGTACTCCAAATGTGGGAAGATCGAATGCTCCCACATAGTTTTTGAAAAGGTCGCAGACAAGGATATTACAGTTTGGACGGCTATGATAGCAGGGCTCGCATTTCACGGCCATGGATTGAAATCAATCGAACTCTTTCGGGAAATGGAGAAACAAGGATTGGTCCCTAATAGTGTCACTTTGATTGCAGCTCTTACCGCTTGTACTCATTCTGGACTTGTTGATACTGGTAATAGAATTTTTGAGAATATGAGGGAGATCTACAAATTTGAGCCTGGAGTGGAGCACTATGGGTGCATGGTTGATCTCCTCTCCCGATCGGGGAGGCTTTTTGAGGCAGTAGATTTGATTAAGAAAATGCCGATGAAACCAACTCGGTCCGTATGGGGTTCCATTTTAAGCGCTTCTAAAGCTTATCAAAACACAGACCTTGCAGAAGCCGCTTCAAAAGCACTTCTTGAGCTTGAACCTGACGAAGAAGTTGGCTACATTTTGCTTTCTAATGTTTACGCTTCTTGTGAGCAGTGGAGTGACTGCGATAAGATTAGAGAAATAATGGAAAGGAAAGGAGTTAAGAAGGCGGCGGGTTGTAGTAGTGTGGTTGTTGATGGTGTTGTTCATGAGTTTATTTCCTCGGATAAGAGGCATCATAAGTGGGGTGAAATTAGTTGTGTTTTATGTGATCTACACAGGTTAATGAAGGTTGATGCAGAGGTTGGATTCGACATTTTTCGTCAGTTTTCAGCGCCAGACTCGGATTGA
- the LOC109718173 gene encoding probable galacturonosyltransferase 6, producing MRLIVRSPRILLPLLLLGVPFAIVSGLLFVNLPSDFSPPSLSNRFGRKELGGEGSRLVKNVSPGHSADSMRLNAINMDIDGRLKEPTGTVYEDDKSHIEAVPSSENEGGELNKSNVPISTKGEKLEQSDKATVREDNGGSRSQNGPKEKIWEMEDQLIMAKAYLRFAPPGSNSHLVRELKLRIKESERVLGQASKDSDLSRSALQKMRAMGSTLSKAHRAYPDCPSMASKLRAMTYSTEEQLRAQQSEASYLMQVNARTLPKGLHCLSMQLTSEYFSLESKEMEFPNRDRVRQPHLYHYAIFSDNVLACAVVVSSTVSASKEPDKVVFHVVTDSLNFPAMKMWFLLNSPHPAAIQIESLENFQQWLPSNFSSAFKQSGVKDPRFTSPLNHLRFYLPEIFPYLSKILLLDHDVVVQRDLSELWKMDMKGKVIGVVETCREGESLNQLKSFLNFSDPTIQDSFNAKSCIWAFGMNIFDLNEWRRRGLTTSYHNWLQAGKRRQLWKVGSLPLGQMVFYNRTMALDRRWHVLGLGHDTNLERYEIERAAVIHYDGNMKPWLEISIPKYRGYWNKFVNYDNPFLQQCNIHK from the exons ATGAGGCTGATCGTGCGGTCGCCGCGGATCCTCctacccctcctcctcctcggcgtGCCCTTCGCCATCGTCTCCGGACTCCTCTTCGTCAACCTCCCCTCCGATTTCTCCCCTCCCTCTCTGAGCAATCGATTCG GGAGGAAGGAGTTGGGCGGGGAAGGATCTCGATTGGTTAAGAATGTTTCCCCG GGGCACTCTGCTGATTCAATGAGACTTAATGCAATCAATATG gATATTGATGGAAGACTCAAAGAACCCACTGGAACTGTTTATGAAGATGATAAATCTCATA TCGAAGCCGTGCCGTCTAGTGAGAATGAAGGTGGAGAACTTAACAAGTCTAATGTGCCCATCTCCACAAAGGGGGAG AAGCTCGAGCAGTCTGATAAAGCAACTGTAAGGGAAGATAATGGCGGTTCTCGTTCTCAGAATGGACCAAAAGAGAAGATATGGGAGATGGAAGATCAACTAATCATGGCTAAAGCTTACTTGCGTTTTGCTCCACCAGGTAGCAACTCCCATCTTGTTCGCGAGCTAAAGTTGAGGATAAAAGAGAGCGAAAGGGTGCTAGGTCAAGCAAGCAAGGATTCGGATTTATCTAGGAG TGCTTTGCAGAAAATGAGAGCAATGGGATCAACTTTATCCAAAGCACACAGGGCTTACCCAGATTGCCCCTCGATGGCATCAAAATTACGGGCCATGACATATAGCACCGAAGAACAGCTCAGAGCACAGCAAAGTGAAGCTTCATATCTTATGCAGGTTAACGCAAGGACTTTGCCTAAAGGCCTTCACTGCCTCTCAATGCAGCTTACTTCTGAGTACTTCAGTTTGGAGTCAAAAGAAATGGAGTTCCCTAACAGAGACAGAGTGCGGCAACCGCATTTGTATCATTATGCTATATTTTCAGACAATGTACTTGCATGTGCAGTAGTTGTGAGCTCCACAGTTTCCGCCTCGAAG GAGCCGGATAAAGTTGTGTTTCACGTGGTGACTGATTCTCTGAACTTCCCAGCTATGAAAATGTGGTTTTTATTGAATTCTCCTCATCCAGCCGCCATTCAGATCGAAAGCTTGGAAAATTTTCAACAATGGCTACCCTCGAATTTCAGTTCAGCTTTCAAGCAATCAGGGGTAAAGGATCCAAGATTCACTTCGCCACTCAACCACCTCCGGTTTTATTTGCCAGAAATTTTCCCTTATTTgagtaaaattttacttttggaCCATGATGTGGTGGTGCAAAGGGATTTGAGTGAATTATGGAAAATGGATATGAAAGGTAAAGTTATTGGAGTGGTTGAGACATGTAGGGAGGGTGAGTCACTGAATCAATTGAAGAGTTTTCTGAACTTCTCAGACCCAACTATTCAagatagcttcaatgcaaaatCTTGCATATGGGCATTTGGGATGAATATCTTTGATCTTAATGAGTGGCGCAGACGTGGTTTAACAACGAGTTACCATAATTGGCTTCAGGCG GGAAAGAGGAGGCAGTTGTGGAAAGTAGGTAGCCTACCACTGGGACAGATGGTCTTCTATAACCGAACGATGGCTCTTGACAGGCGGTGGCACGTACTTGGGCTCGGCCACGACACAAATCTAGAAAGATATGAAATTGAGAGAGCAGCGGTTATTCATTACGATGGTAACATGAAGCCGTGGCTTGAGATTTCGATCCCAAAGTACAGAGGCTACTGGAATAAGTTTGTTAACTACGATAACCCCTTCTTGCAACAATGCAACATTCATAAATAA